From one Culex quinquefasciatus strain JHB chromosome 3, VPISU_Cqui_1.0_pri_paternal, whole genome shotgun sequence genomic stretch:
- the LOC119769074 gene encoding uncharacterized protein LOC119769074, translating to MSGVEAQLTNTSKNVIICHSCANDLVGEYVSCQGFCNAVFHPQCCGIPSESMKDVISHRQIFWLCKSCSNLMLDLRHRRSVQCAFEAGQELSLSHHNRIVEQLKTEIVTELRAELSSNFAKFISSNSLTPRSVGRGAGGSVIPGNRRLFDINPKPVPGKATDAPPEVTSDTCPPPGGFAAANEGPRFWLYLSRVSRRVTEDQIVKLAIDRLRTTDILATRLVAKGRDVSKMKFISFKVGMHVGLKAKALSQSTWPEGLVVREFEDRSSENFWEPADGVNPSQSPTSPFKTPQPNPSLPTTTPQPNPTLPTTTPQPNPTLPPNSTPMSTEPVSPMSTSSLQADTHSV from the coding sequence aTGTCTGGTGTGGAGGCACAACTTACTAACACGTCGAAGAACGTCATCATTTGTCACTCCTGCGCTAATGATTTGGTCGGAGAATATGTCTCCTGTCAAGGATTCTGCAACGCGGTTTTCCACCCTCAATGCTGCGGCATTCCGTCCGAGTCGATGAAGGACGTCATATCGCACCGTCAAATCTTTTGGCTGTGTAAATCTTGCTCCAATCTCATGCTTGATTTGCGGCATCGTCGATCCGTCCAGTGCGCGTTTGAGGCCGGACAGGAACTATCCTTGAGCCATCACAACCGGATTGTTGAGCAACTCAAGACCGAGATTGTGACGGAGCTGAGAGCCGAATTGAGCTCAAACTTCGCCAAGTTCATTTCGTCGAACTCGCTAACTCCGAGGTCAGTTGGCCGCGGTGCGGGCGGTTCGGTTATTCCCGGAAATCGTCGACTCTTTGATATCAACCCGAAACCTGTCCCCGGAAAGGCTACCGACGCGCCTCCAGAAGTTACCAGCGATACGTGTCCTCCACCCGGCGGGTTTGCCGCCGCAAACGAAGGCCCTCGTTTCTGGCTGTACCTCTCTCGGGTTTCCCGGAGAGTAACTGAGGATCAAATAGTCAAACTAGCCATCGACCGTCTTCGTACAACCGACATCCTTGCGACTCGCCTAGTCGCCAAGGGTCGCGACGTAAgcaaaatgaaatttatttcatttaaagtGGGGATGCACGTGGGCCTTAAAGCTAAAGCCCTTTCTCAATCGACGTGGCCTGAAGGTTTGGTGGTTCGCGAGTTTGAGGATCGTTCCAGCGAAAATTTTTGGGAACCAGCGGACGGAGTGAACCCATCCCAAAGTCCTACGTCGCCGTTCAAAACACCGCAACCAAACCCATCGCTGCCGACCACAACGCCGCAACCAAACCCTACGCTGCCGACCACAACGCCGCAACCAAACCCTACGCTGCCGCCGAACTCGACGCCGATGAGTACGGAGCCAGTTTCTCCAATGAGCACCTCGTCCTTGCAAGCCGATACCCATTCCGTTTAA
- the LOC119769076 gene encoding uncharacterized protein K02A2.6-like: MGAPYHPATNGEAERFIQTFKGKMKALNCDKSRMHAELCNILLSYRKTIHPATGKSPSMMLFNRQIRSRLDLMVPNAAVVEEKPEVAVRSLPEGARVAARDFLSKDKWKYGHVAEKLGKLHYNIKLDDGRLWKRHIDQLREVGANLPSGRPEIPAECFEPDIVPVAPRTNPVQHTPQAAAAVPTPAANPIAEPQSARSAAATPKPPEPPAIPKPKSQGPLAVPKLKTTNAAGRSEANNQQSPRRSTRVIKPPRRLDL, encoded by the coding sequence ATGGGCGCACCGTACCATCCGGCAACCAACGGTGAGGCAGAGAGATTCATCCAAACGTTCAAGGGCAAGATGAAGGCTCTCAACTGCGACAAGTCGAGAATGCACGCGGAACTGTGCAACATCCTACTCAGTTACCGCAAGACCATACACCCTGCCACCGGAAAATCGCCTTCGATGATGCTGTTCAACAGGCAGATCCGGTCTCGACTTGACCTGATGGTCCCGAACGCTGCAGTGGTGGAAGAAAAGCCCGAAGTAGCCGTTCGATCGCTTCCCGAGGGGGCGAGAGTTGCTGCTCGTGACTTCCTGAGCAAGGACAAGTGGAAGTACGGTCACGTTGCTGAAAAGCTGGGCAAACTTCACTACAACATCAAGCTGGACGACGGTCGACTCTGGAAGCGCCACATCGACCAGCTGCGAGAAGTCGGAGCGAACCTGCCGTCTGGACGTCCAGAGATACCAGCTGAGTGTTTCGAGCCAGACATCGTGCCAGTTGCTCCACGAACCAATCCAGTACAACACACGCCACAAGCTGCTGCCGCTGTACCTACACCGGCGGCCAACCCGATTGCTGAACCGCAATCAGCGCGGAGTGCTGCGGCTACTCCCAAACCGCCGGAACCACCTGCGATACCGAAGCCGAAATCGCAAGGACCACTTGCGGTGCCGAAGCTGAAAACGACGAACGCTGCTGGTAGATCCGAGGCAAACAACCAGCAATCACCGCGACGATCGACAAGAGTCATCAAGCCGCCTCGGAGACTGGACCTGTAG
- the LOC6049959 gene encoding U2 snRNP-associated SURP motif-containing protein, producing MNVMNVFKAWEEWADYPKNFLLRLQHTFLGIAIVEKQPEEVPALLKGIADTDSRTPVLKHDIYNDGMPLNTTEDIDGVPMQSSEEKLKTGGPVLPSTPAKATASVKRPFYRSKPAASPPIGEDSQNGQITGEGHAGLSTNCWWHPPGCPLKSDDGAVCTVVGSFKWDSEEGTSAQHTRSSLQIQLTE from the exons ATGAACGTGATGAACGTATTCAAAGCGTGGGAGGAGTGGGCCGACTACCCGAAGAACTTTTTGCTTAGGCTGCAGCACACCTTCCTGGGGATTGCGATT GTCGAAAAGCAACCGGAGGAAGTTCCCGCCCTGCTGAAGGGAATTGCCGATACAGATTCCAGAACGCCAGTGCTTAAGCACGACATCTACAACGACGGGATGCCGCTAAACACCACGGAGGACATAGACGGCGTTCCGATGCAGAGCTCGGAGGAGAAGCTCAAAACTGGCGGCCCAGTTCTCCCCTCTACTCCAGCAAAAGCCACAGCAAGCGTGAAGCGTCCCTTTTATCGGTCCAAACCAGCAGCAAGTCCACCCATCGGTGAGGACTCTCAGAATGGACAGATTACGGGCGAAGGTCATGCAGGTTTATCAACCAATTGCTG GTGGCACCCGCCgggtt GTCCGTTGAAGTCCGATGATGGAGCCGTGTGCACTGTAGTTGGCAGCTTCAAGTGGGATTCGGAAGAAGGCACCTCCGCGCAGCACACGAGATCTAGCTTGCAGATTCAGCTCACCGAGTAG
- the LOC119769075 gene encoding uncharacterized protein K02A2.6-like, producing MADENPPPGNDQGDGQAGGQAPVPIAMQSAFTVEPFDRHKMKWSRWVERLEGAFLLFGIQDGAKRPMLLHYMGAETYDAISDKLAPVKPQTKTYQEIVELLEEHFNPEPLEILENFRFKSRKQCDERAEESVSDYLTALRKLAITCNFGNYLDTALRNQFVFGIKDRGIQSRLLEVRGLTLARARDIAVSMEASAKGGQEIHARQSRPEMNLVEHPPTKPAKGKAYKKSAGKKSEEKKTCYRCGSAEHFANECKHAHTVCNFCKVKGHLQSVCQKKSAGQKGRRSDAHQVEESAGADRKCREKVLVEEICGVSDAADFNNKVDKFWLELSVNSAKVKFEIDSGSPVTVMSVWDQEKYFPTVELSSPDTGLVSYSGNAIELCGMCAVRVDYGGESHELLLYVAKNEKHPLLGRSWMKVLKIDVVEFYNNVHTVVENSAAAVQTLIERYGSVCEKSMGKIEGLTAKLQLKPDARPVYLRARPVPFSIKEAVEKEIKGLVESGVLVKVNHSAWATPVVPVMKLNNRVRLCGNYKITVNPNLVVDDHPLPTVEELFANVAGGDKFTKIDLSQAYLQLEVDPEDQEILTLSTHLGLFRPTRLMYGVSPAPAIWQRLMEEVLNGIPGVTVFLDDIRITGPNDRVHLERLEEVLKRLSQYNMRINLEKCQFFADRIEYCGYLIDRDGIHKVRKKIDAVQDMPVPENKDQVRSFVGLVNYYGRFFPQLSTTIYPLNCLLRNDVPFRWTKECDEAFKKVKDEMQSDRFLVHYSTELPLVLATDASPYGVGAVLSHIMPDGTERPIMYASKTLNETQRRYKQIDREAYAIIFGTQKFYQYLYGRKFWLVTDNEPVKQIFSETKGLPAMSALRMQHYAAYLASFRYEIKFRPTREHYNADAFSRLPVSAQTPEYVVEEVDLLEVNMIETLPLTVGDLAKSTAADPTVKVLLQGLKNGKTVEARERFGIDQNEFALQQGCIMRGIRVYVPPELRANVLAELHSTHFGGTRLKSLARGYVWWERIDKDIEELIRNCAACQVTRADPAKVPLHCWETPKGPFDRVHVDFAGPFMGTYFIVFVDAYSK from the coding sequence ATGGCGGACGAAAACCCACCTCCGGGTAACGATCAAGGTGATGGCCAGGCCGGGGGCCAAGCTCCGGTGCCAATTGCGATGCAATCGGCGTTCACAGTCGAGCCTTTCGACCGTCACAAAATGAAATGGTCTCGCTGGGTGGAACGCTTGGAGGGAGCATTTCTTTTGTTCGGCATCCAAGATGGCGCGAAGCGGCCGATGCTGCTGCACTACATGGGTGCGGAAACGTACGACGCCATTTCGGATAAACTTGCGCCGGTGAAGCCGCAGACGAAGACCTACCAGGAGATCGTGGAACTGCTGGAGGAACACTTCAACCCGGAGCCCCTTGAAATCCTCGAGAATTTTCGCTTCAAGTCTCGGAAGCAGTGCGACGAACGTGCGGAGGAATCAGTTTCTGATTACCTCACGGCGTTGAGGAAGTTGGCCATAACCTGCAATTTTGGCAACTACCTGGACACAGCGCTACGGAACCAGTTCGTCTTTGGGATCAAGGACCGGGGAATCCAGTCGCGGCTGCTGGAAGTGCGCGGCCTGACTCTGGCCCGAGCTCGTGATATTGCCGTGTCAATGGAGGCGTCGGCAAAGGGTGGACAGGAGATCCACGCGCGTCAGAGTCGGCCGGAGATGAATCTGGTGGAGCATCCGCCGACAAAACCGGCGAAGGGAAAGGCGTACAAAAAGAGTGCGGGCAAGAAGAGCGAGGAGAAGAAAACCTGCTACCGCTGCGGAAGTGCGGAGCATTTCGCGAACGAGTGCAAGCACGCCCACACCGTCTGCAACTTCTGCAAGGTTAAGGGTCACCTGCAGAGTGTGTGCCAGAAGAAAAGTGCTGGCCAGAAGGGCCGAAGAAGTGATGCTCACCAGGTGGAGGAGAGTGCGGGCGCAGATAGAAAGTGCAGAGAAAAAGTGCTAGTGGAGGAGATCTGTGGAGTGTCCGACGCTGCCGATTTCAACAACAAAGTGGACAAATTCTGGTTGGAACTGTCCGTGAACAGTGCGAAAGTGAAGTTTGAAATCGACAGCGGCTCTCCGGTTACGGTTATGAGTGTGTGGGACCAAGAAAAGTACTTTCCCACGGTGGAATTGAGTTCCCCGGACACGGGCCTCGTGAGCTACAGCGGAAACGCAATCGAACTGTGCGGGATGTGTGCCGTCCGGGTGGACTACGGTGGTGAAAGCCATGAACTGCTGCTGTATGTTGCGAAGAACGAAAAGCACCCTCTGCTGGGTCGAAGTTGGATGAAAGTGCTAAAAATCGACGTGGTCGAGTTCTACAATAACGTCCACACAGTGGTTGAAAACAGCGCCGCCGCGGTGCAGACGCTCATTGAGCGCTACGGAAGTGTCTGTGAGAAGTCGATGGGGAAGATCGAAGGCCTTACAGCGAAGTTGCAGCTAAAACCGGATGCGCGTCCGGTGTACCTGCGTGCGCGGCCGGTCCCTTTCTCGATCAAGGAGGCGGTCGAAAAGGAGATCAAGGGCCTGGTGGAAAGCGGTGTGCTGGTGAAGGTGAACCACAGTGCGTGGGCCACGCCGGTCGTCCCAGTGATGAAGTTGAACAACCGAGTGCGACTTTGCGGGAACTACAAGATCACTGTTAACCCGAACCTGGTGGTCGATGATCATCCCCTGCCAACAGTGGAAGAGCTGTTCGCAAACGTGGCCGGCGGGGACAAGTTCACGAAAATTGATCTCTCGCAAGCCTACCTGCAGCTGGAGGTCGACCCGGAGGATCAGGAGATTCTCACGCTGAGCACGCATCTGGGACTGTTCAGGCCGACAAGGCTGATGTACGGCGTCAGCCCGGCGCCGGCGATCTGGCAACGCTTGATGGAGGAGGTGCTGAACGGGATTCCAGGTGTGACCGTCTTCCTAGACGACATCCGCATTACGGGACCGAACGATCGGGTCCACCTTGAGCGCCTCGAGGAGGTGCTGAAACGACTGAGCCAGTACAACATGCGGATCAACCTGGAGAAGTGCCAGTTCTTCGCCGACCGAATCGAGTACTGTGGCTACTTGATTGACCGCGACGGAATCCACAAGGTGCGGAAGAAGATCGATGCAGTGCAAGACATGCCCGTGCCGGAGAACAAGGATCAAGTCCGTTCGTTCGTTGGATTGGTCAATTATTACGGTCGGTTCTTCCCACAGCTGAGCACGACCATCTACCCGTTGAACTGTCTGCTGCGGAACGACGTGCCGTTCCGCTGGACGAAGGAGTGCGACGAAGCGTTCAAGAAAGTGAAGGACGAGATGCAGTCAGACCGCTTCTTGGTGCACTACAGTACGGAGTTGCCACTGGTCCTGGCAACAGACGCTTCGCCGTACGGGGTCGGTGCAGTACTAAGCCACATCATGCCAGACGGTACAGAACGCCCGATCATGTACGCGTCGAAGACGCTGAACGAGACGCAGCGCAGGTACAAGCAGATCGATCGTGAGGCGTACGCGATCATCTTCGGAACACAAAAGTTCTACCAGTACCTGTACGGACGAAAGTTCTGGCTTGTCACGGACAACGAGCCAGTGAAGCAGATTTTCTCGGAGACCAAGGGTCTGCCGGCGATGTCAGCGTTACGGATGCAGCACTACGCTGCGTACCTTGCTTCGTTCCGGTACGAGATCAAGTTCCGTCCGACGAGGGAGCACTACAACGCTGACGCCTTTTCTCGATTGCCGGTCAGCGCACAAACACCCGAGTACGTCGTCGAGGAAGTTGACTTGCTGGAGGTCAACATGATCGAGACGCTGCCGCTGACGGTCGGAGATTTGGCGAAGTCGACTGCTGCGGATCCGACAGTGAAGGTGCTGCTGCAAGGTCTCAAGAACGGGAAAACAGTCGAAGCACGTGAGCGTTTTGGTATCGACCAGAACGAGTTTGCGCTACAACAAGGGTGCATCATGCGCGGAATCCGGGTGTACGTCCCACCAGAGCTGCGGGCGAACGTGCTCGCGGAGCTGCACTCTACACACTTTGGGGGCACACGCTTGAAGTCGCTCGCCAGAGGATACGTGTGGTGGGAGCGGATCGATAAGGACATCGAGGAGCTGATCCGGAACTGCGCGGCCTGTCAGGTGACACGGGCCGATCCTGCGAAAGTGCCTCTACACTGCTGGGAAACGCCGAAGGGACCATTCGACAGAGTGCACGTGGATTTCGCTGGACCATTTATGGGTACGTACTTCATCGTATTTGTTGACGCGTACTCCAAGTGA